From a single Chlamydia muridarum str. Nigg genomic region:
- a CDS encoding HPr family phosphocarrier protein yields MSGGDDLVLHNPVEDGELSAIFMIRNPSGIHVRPAGTIVKLFDGEDCEATFTYLGKTVNARSVMSILMLGASYNGEITVRIKGPSASRVMQKLAEVFNSGFGEL; encoded by the coding sequence ATGAGCGGTGGGGATGATTTAGTTCTTCATAATCCTGTAGAGGATGGAGAACTCTCTGCTATTTTCATGATACGAAACCCTTCAGGAATACATGTACGTCCGGCAGGAACTATTGTTAAATTATTTGATGGCGAAGATTGTGAAGCAACTTTCACTTATTTAGGAAAAACAGTGAATGCTAGGAGTGTCATGAGTATTCTTATGTTAGGAGCTTCTTATAATGGAGAGATCACTGTGCGAATAAAAGGCCCTTCGGCTTCTCGTGTAATGCAAAAACTAGCAGAGGTTTTTAATTCTGGATTCGGAGAGTTATAA
- a CDS encoding ComEC/Rec2 family competence protein, protein MLSHLCTTAFLTSLHRLSSLWIRLLNSCSVFQRQHPFFIGGAYWFAGILAHEAPICCALLIVALHPFIPKYCVKTLFFFFLCFGCPLLFSPFGTSTSNKQFTVPASKIRVDKGPASGYFLVKKTGNRAYSSIALSLETENKHFYQDLPCSLVSSTPLNEQTIYHLQGIISKSSYPITFRVSNLIEKTALSAPKLKNNPFSFFPIFKENFRKSLHKKLINLFPNQDIGRFSSSLILGTPLPYKQKELFKSKGLSHLFSVSGWHFSLFANVLFFVLGDIPPKKRGLLVMFLLSLLNLVFPTSPSVFRSWFSSILFCLAPFSIGYCSSLNRLGISFICCSLIFPLSSPALILSFLATLGILFFYTPLLRFFYSPWKLLFGNRWFLFPIRFLFTTLSISIAAQLFIIFPMIRMFKILPLDGLIYNLFYPTLVVPIFLLIPLSFFIPLLSRFSESYIAWILTLNCLHAPNILISLTSAPLSLEWISLFSILLFYLGVFLSTGKASNPSVNHSIII, encoded by the coding sequence ATGTTAAGTCATCTTTGTACCACTGCATTTCTAACCTCATTACATCGCTTATCTTCCTTATGGATAAGACTATTGAATTCCTGCTCCGTTTTTCAAAGGCAACATCCCTTTTTCATTGGTGGAGCTTACTGGTTTGCAGGCATACTCGCTCATGAAGCTCCTATCTGCTGCGCACTCCTGATTGTAGCGCTCCATCCTTTTATTCCCAAATACTGCGTAAAAACTCTCTTCTTCTTTTTTCTTTGTTTTGGCTGCCCACTACTCTTTTCTCCTTTTGGAACTTCCACTTCAAATAAGCAGTTCACCGTTCCTGCTTCAAAAATACGCGTAGATAAAGGTCCTGCTTCCGGTTACTTTTTAGTTAAGAAAACAGGTAACAGAGCCTATTCAAGCATAGCTCTCTCTCTGGAAACAGAGAATAAACACTTCTATCAGGACCTTCCTTGTTCTCTTGTTTCCTCTACTCCATTGAATGAGCAGACCATTTATCATCTACAAGGAATCATTTCCAAATCTTCATATCCCATTACTTTTCGCGTATCCAATCTTATAGAGAAAACAGCCCTCAGTGCTCCTAAACTAAAAAATAACCCTTTTTCTTTTTTCCCTATTTTCAAAGAAAACTTCCGTAAGAGCCTCCACAAGAAGCTCATTAACTTATTTCCTAACCAAGACATCGGAAGATTTTCTTCGAGTTTGATCCTTGGAACCCCTCTTCCCTACAAACAGAAAGAACTATTCAAAAGTAAAGGTCTCTCCCATCTTTTTTCTGTATCAGGATGGCATTTTTCATTGTTTGCCAACGTGCTATTCTTCGTATTAGGGGATATCCCTCCCAAAAAGCGTGGGCTGCTTGTGATGTTTCTATTATCTCTTCTCAATCTGGTTTTCCCAACCTCTCCATCTGTATTTAGAAGCTGGTTCTCTTCTATTCTTTTCTGCTTAGCTCCTTTTTCTATAGGATACTGCTCTAGCTTAAATCGCTTAGGCATTAGTTTTATCTGCTGCTCTCTGATTTTTCCTCTATCATCCCCAGCTTTAATACTGAGCTTCCTAGCAACTTTAGGTATCTTATTTTTCTATACCCCTCTGCTACGTTTCTTTTATTCCCCCTGGAAATTATTATTCGGAAATCGATGGTTTCTCTTTCCTATTCGTTTTTTGTTTACAACACTATCTATCTCGATTGCTGCTCAACTTTTTATCATTTTTCCCATGATTCGAATGTTTAAAATTCTTCCTTTAGATGGGCTTATCTACAACTTATTCTATCCAACACTCGTTGTACCAATCTTCCTGCTGATACCTTTATCCTTTTTCATTCCCCTTCTATCTCGATTTTCTGAATCTTATATCGCATGGATCCTTACTCTTAACTGTCTGCACGCTCCTAATATCCTGATCTCATTAACATCAGCGCCCCTATCTTTAGAATGGATCTCTCTTTTCTCCATTCTTCTCTTTTAT
- the ptsP gene encoding phosphoenolpyruvate--protein phosphotransferase: protein MGATSQKELQQEFVIVGEPVVPGIGLGKSLLLGKSSLRIRELTLPQEEVEHEINRYYKALKESRSDLAALEKKAKGKQGYQEIASILQAHLEIIKDPLLTEEVVKTIRKDRKNAEFVFSSVMGEIEKSLCAVQKTTAIAVDRIQDIHDISNRVIGHLCCQHKSSLGESDQNLIVFSEELTPSEAANANPKYIRGFVSLEGSKTSHTAIVSLAKNIPYVANFSAESWQRIREYNGNLVLINGEKGEITFNPKLSTIQAYYRKQSAVSMTVPIQIEKTQPLISLSAQIVGVDELGSISREFPGTTIGLFRSEFMAFSLGRLPFVEEQVAEYTKLVQFSCSDINVLRLFDFGEDKVCPFIASAHRSVRWLLEQETILRGQLQAIAIASRQGKLKVLIPGVLDASEIILVKQMFQEEVQLQNGISENIIWGSMIEIPSAVWMIEEILQESSFIALGTNDLAQYTLGMSRERSLPGNWKQVPHPSVIRMIHYVAARAKQRNIPVSVCGEMAGDHLLLPMFIGFGVRELSVVAPAIHSLKMRLLALNSKECSRLAKQLLRARTYEEVHKLLNM, encoded by the coding sequence ATGGGCGCTACGAGTCAAAAGGAATTGCAGCAAGAGTTTGTGATTGTAGGAGAGCCTGTTGTTCCTGGAATAGGATTGGGTAAATCTTTATTGCTAGGAAAATCTTCTTTACGAATACGAGAGTTGACTCTCCCTCAGGAAGAAGTGGAGCATGAGATCAATCGTTACTATAAGGCTTTAAAAGAATCTCGATCAGATCTTGCTGCTTTGGAAAAAAAAGCTAAGGGGAAGCAAGGGTATCAGGAAATTGCTTCTATTTTACAGGCACATCTGGAAATTATAAAAGATCCTCTTCTTACGGAAGAAGTTGTTAAAACCATTAGAAAAGATCGTAAGAATGCCGAGTTTGTTTTTTCTTCTGTAATGGGGGAGATAGAGAAATCTTTATGTGCTGTGCAAAAAACAACAGCTATAGCTGTAGATCGTATTCAGGATATTCATGATATTTCTAATCGTGTGATTGGACATTTATGTTGTCAGCATAAAAGTTCCTTGGGAGAGTCCGATCAGAACTTGATCGTTTTTTCAGAAGAGCTCACTCCTTCGGAAGCTGCCAATGCAAATCCCAAGTACATAAGGGGATTTGTATCTTTAGAGGGTTCAAAAACTTCGCATACAGCAATTGTGTCATTAGCGAAAAATATTCCTTATGTGGCTAATTTTTCTGCCGAGTCTTGGCAAAGAATCAGAGAATATAACGGAAACTTAGTTCTGATTAATGGGGAGAAAGGAGAGATAACGTTTAATCCTAAGTTGAGTACGATCCAAGCCTATTATCGTAAGCAATCAGCAGTGTCAATGACTGTCCCTATTCAGATAGAAAAAACACAGCCTCTCATTTCTCTTTCTGCCCAAATAGTAGGAGTGGATGAATTAGGGTCTATTTCAAGAGAGTTTCCAGGAACTACTATCGGTTTATTCCGTTCGGAATTCATGGCATTTTCTTTAGGAAGGCTTCCTTTTGTTGAGGAACAAGTTGCTGAATATACCAAATTAGTTCAGTTTTCCTGTTCTGATATCAATGTGCTGCGATTATTTGATTTTGGAGAGGATAAGGTGTGTCCTTTTATAGCCTCTGCTCATCGGTCTGTACGTTGGCTATTGGAGCAAGAGACTATTTTAAGAGGACAATTGCAAGCGATCGCTATAGCTTCTCGACAAGGGAAATTAAAAGTTCTGATTCCAGGAGTTCTGGATGCTTCTGAGATTATTTTAGTGAAGCAGATGTTTCAAGAGGAAGTGCAGTTACAGAATGGGATTAGTGAGAATATCATTTGGGGAAGTATGATAGAGATCCCCTCTGCAGTTTGGATGATAGAGGAGATCCTACAGGAAAGTTCTTTTATTGCTTTAGGAACAAATGATCTTGCTCAGTATACACTGGGAATGTCTAGAGAACGCTCTCTCCCAGGTAATTGGAAACAAGTGCCCCACCCTTCTGTCATTAGAATGATTCATTATGTTGCCGCGCGAGCAAAACAAAGAAATATTCCAGTATCCGTATGTGGGGAGATGGCTGGAGATCATCTCCTTTTGCCCATGTTCATAGGGTTTGGAGTGCGGGAATTATCTGTTGTGGCTCCCGCAATACATTCTTTAAAAATGAGATTGTTAGCCTTGAATTCAAAGGAGTGCTCTCGACTAGCAAAACAGCTATTGCGGGCAAGAACATATGAAGAGGTTCACAAACTCCTGAACATGTAA